The genomic DNA ATGTCGCTGTTAATCTgcaaatcaaaatatttaaacgATGCAGCAGAGGGGGGGGGAATGTAAACAGTTCCATCAACATTGAcattacaggtagtccccgacgtACAAATGAGTCACgctcgtaagtcggatttgttcttaagacTCGTACGCCTTTGCCtcgtacagtggtgtgaaaaactatttgcccccttcctgatttcttattctcttgcatgtttgtcacacataatgtttctgatcatcaaacacatttaactattagtcaaagataacacaagtaaacacaaaatgcagtttttaaatgatggtttttattatttagggagaaaaaaaatccaaacctacatggccctgtgtgaaaaagtaattgccccctgaacctaataactggttgggccacccttagcagcaataactgcaatcaagcgtttgcgataacttgcaacgagtcttctacagcgctctggaggaattttggcccactcatctttgcagaattgttgtaattcagctttatttgagggttttctagcatgaaccgcctttttaaggtcatgccacaacatctcaataggattcaggtcaggactttgactaggccactccaaagtcttcattttgtttttttttcagccatacagaggtggatttgctggtgtgttatgggtcattgtcctgctgcagcacccaagatcgcttcagcttgagttgacgaacagatggccggacattctccttcaggatttttttgtagacagtagaattcatggttccatctatcagagcaagccttccaggtcctgaagcagtaaaacaaccccagaccatcacactaccaccaccatattttactgttggtatgatgttctttttctgaaatgctgtgttacttttacgccagatgtaacgggacacgcaccttccaaaaagttcaacttttgtctcgtcggtccacaaggtattttcccaaaagtcttggcaatcattgagatgttttttagcaaaattgagacgagccttaatgttctttttgcttaaaagtggtttgcgccttggaaatctgccatgcaggccgtttttgcccagtctcttaattatggtggagtcgtgaacactgaccttaattgaggcaagtgaggcctgcagttctttagatgttgtcctggggtcttttgtggcctctcggatgagttgtctctgcgctcttggggtaattttggtcggccggccactcctgggaaggttcaccactgttccatgtttttgccatttgtggataatggctctcaccttgttttttaacaaggggggcaatcactttttcacacagggccatgtagattaggagttttttttctcccttaacgtaaaccttcatttaaaaactgcattttgtgttcagttatgttatctttgactaatagttaacggttttcgatgagcagaaacatttaagtgtgacaaacatgcaaaagaataagaaatcaggaagggggcaaatagtttttccacaccactgtatatacaatgtaaagcgtACCAATCCACTTGATTCAATCTCTGGCCCCTTTTCCCAACACTGTCATGTGGCTGAAAACTATAATTGCGCTTAAAGAAATGAATCGCACACACGTCAAATCTAGCAGTGTTGTCTCTGAGCCAATTTGTATCAAAGCCGTTTTCCACTCTATTGGACTGTGACACAAAAATCTGAGACTTTTAAAAAGGTaggtaaaataaatcacttttgaGCATTCAGAATGTGACAAAAAGTAATCGAGTTGAGGGCATCGGACTTGGTGGAaggggatggatggatgtcaTTACTGTTATTCCAGATTCAGTTACATTCTGTGTTAAATTGACGCGGTGTAATATTGTAATGATACGATTACATCAGTGTATCTCAAACTTCCCTCCACACCTGTACAGGTTGAGTGAGCAGCGCAGGAAGAGGTTACAGGAGTTAGAGGGACAGATGACCGACTTGAAGAAGAAACTCCAGGACCAGTCCAAGCTGCTGAAGCTTAAAGAGTCTTCGGTGCGCAGCGTCGCTAAGCTCAATCAAGAGATTCAGGTACGTCACCAAGCGAAGGCTGTAATGACTGAGTAGCAACTAGGAGCTACGAGAAGTGTTCacagagatactgtatatatttgtgtgtgtgtttaggccaTGAAGGCCCAGAGAGTACAGCTGATGAGGCAGATGAAGGAGGACTCTGAGAAGTTCCGTGTCTGGAAGCAGAAGAAAGATAAAGAAGTTTTGCAGCTGAAAGAAAAAGTGAGTGTAAATTTGAAAACTTGTGTAAGAGACCGTCTATGGTAgagattacatttatttatttatggctgATTTTATGAGAGCCACAGCATTAACTGTGCTGTGAGTTAAATATGCACTTGGCCTGAGATGAAACTGAAATGAGAAGGCATGTTTTCTCCAGCAATAATTATTTCTACTTTTGTGTTAGGATCGTAAGCGTCAGTACGAGATGCTGAAGCTGGAGAGGGATTTCCAGAAACAGGCGAACGTCCTGCGACGCAAAACCGAAGAGGTAATGTTTACGCTTGAACAGAGACGGACTCCAACTCCGGGAATGTTAAATGAGTAGATGTAGGACGCTTTTGGGGAAACGCTCACGCTGTGCTGTTTAAGGTTAAGTGGTCTGTCTGATCTCGCAGGCTGCTGCAGCCAACAAACGGCTGAAGGACGCTCTTCAGAAACGGAGCGAAGTGGCTGAGAAACGCAAAGACACGCAGAACCGCGGGATGGAGGGCGTCGCCAGCCGAGTCAAGGTACACAGAGCTTCTCAATGCAGACGGGATCAAACTGTATTGGGTTTTGCAGATATTTATCcatatgtgggtgtgtgtatatatatatatgtgtgtgtgtgggtgtgtatatatatatatgtgtgtgtgtgggtgtgtgtatatatatatgtgtgtgtatatatatatatacacacacacacacacgtgtgcatATACAGAATACTTGTATGAGTTGAGGCTGCATGATGTGGATTATATTTTTACGATTCATAAAGGAACTTCTATAAGGAGAATCATTACAGTATTTAGTTTtgcaaagcacaaaaaaatttgtttaatgcttacaaaaaagcatttttattagttttattgtaaataaaatgcataaataaataatcctgACAAGAGTTCAAAACCTGTTTGatatttcattcttataacacatttgttttatttataaaacaaaacaaatatattgcACTAAACGTTTTTGCAGTCTTTAATTACACTGTGATGTCTCATTAACCCGCGCCTCTCTCCCAGACCTGGCTGCTGAACGAGGTGGAGGTGCTGGTGAGCACGGAGGAGGCACGACGCCACCTAAAGGACCTACTTGAGGACAGAAAGATGTTGGCGGAGGAAATCTCGCAACTTCGGCAGCAGATGGAATCTGGAGAGAAACCTGTAGCTAAAGTCCgcgtgagtttttttttttttttttttttttttttttttaagaatgattcccggaaaaaagagaaacaataaacactgtgaAAATCCGAAGGAGggaaactgaaataaaactaaTCTTGTTGTTTTCCACAGCGCCGCACGCTGACCATCTCCGAGCTGGAGGGTAAAGGAGAGCTGGAGGCTTCCATCAGTAAACAAGTGGACAACCTGGAGACTGAGATGGACCTCAGGTCAGCTACAGAGTCTCGCACATATaaagatttataaaataataagataTAAAACAAAGTGAGCTGCATGGAGCGAtcagtgggcccaagcaccgaCTATGCAGCAGTAAATTCATAATGTTTTGGCCCATGACTTCCTGTCTGCGTGGTGCAGTgtgttgccatgacaacaaatattattttcacaaGTTTAGCATCTTGAATATCTTCACAGCACGCTGCTTTGCATCTGATGAATTCTTCATTTTATGTGTCAAAACATGGAAAGTTCTAAATGGCCGACTTTAAATGTCATCATAAATTTTGTTTACTTGATATAATCCAGGGGCTTCTCACATTTGGTGCATGCAGGTGAAACAGGAAGCTGATTCCCAGTGATTACTTGATTTGTGTAGAATGCTGCCCGAGTTTATAAGCACCTTAACAATTCTAAAATAAGCAAGACgcttctttttgtttgtttgtttttcccctcCCATGCAGGAGCGCTCAGATTGCCGACCTACAGCAGAAGGTTCTGGATGCTGATAACGAAGGCCGGATGAAGCAGCGCTGGGACTCGATCACCACCATAGTGGAGGCCAAGAGCGCCTTAAAGATTCTCATGTCTGAGGTAAAAGTTAATGTCCAgtagatttaatttttaaaaccactTCTGCAcacatgttttttcattttctttagttTGGAACTTCATATTATAGTGATGGacaaaatgataagattttttttagagGTTGGATGGAGGACATCACTTAATGGGATACAAttaaggccttttttttttttttaccaagtatGCTGtcctgtttttaatttgttggtCATTAAGATACTTTTAAAGCCTATTTATTATACAACATGGAAAAACTGTTATCTGATCAGAACATGCAGTTAATCTCTTCTGGTTTAAATTCCAATAGGTGTTTCCTAGTCTcttgtttgtttaatatttacatttaggcatttggcagacgctcttatccagagcgacttacatttttatctcattacacatctgagcagttgagggttaagggcccaacagggacaacttggtggttgtggggtttgaacctgggatcttctaaaccgtagtccaatgccttaaccactgagctaccccaggccatatatatattatatatctcACACGCACATGCTCTAACCTTTTTATCTGTTATGACCTTTGACACGCTGCAGGTCGTGTCCTCAAAGACGTCAAACGCGAAGCTGGAGAGTGAGCTGAAGCAGGAGCGAGCGAACCACACGGACCTACAGAAGGTGCTGTGTGACGAGAGGAAGCTGATGTCCACTATGGACATGGAGCACCAGAGCCGCCTCGTGGAGCTCGAGCAGAGACACCAGGAGAAGGTCAGTGGGCTGCGTGTAAAAAATAGAAGGATTGTGATGGACAGAACCATCACCCTAATAAGAGAAATACGTAAAGATTGGGGGGGAAACTATTGAACATAAGCACATGAGCTGCGTTCTCATCCCATCCCACGTTTATTTAATTACACATTTGTTATGTACGTTTAAAATGTTTGGAGCAACGTGTTAAAGGTACATAAGAGGATTAAAACCTTTATAAGGAAGCGTAGACATGCGCTCGCGAGTATGTctttagaaataaagaaaattttgCCTTCATTCCTGATCAGTGAACCTTTTGAGCTCTAAATGGTTAGACGCTTTGCTGCGTGTAAAATATAAGCCAGTCATACATTAGACTGAAttcttctaaccaatcataacgcAGAAGGTGGGATTAGTCAGGAAACGATTGTAAACCTGACCTGCCGTCAAAGTTGGAGATAAAAATTTCATCTTTTTCTGGTAGGTTTTAAGCAGTTTAAACACTTTACAGTGAGCAGAACCACTTTAAACACGTGAGAGAAATTATAATTAGATTAAACACGTGAACACATTTCTTATCGGATCTTCGTCCGCAAAATAGACCATTCAGGTGGAATCTCTAAGCAAAATGATTTGAATAAATGTGGTTCATGAACCATGTAGCTAGTAAAATCGAACTGGatctaattttaatttaaatatttattccaaatattttccttttttttttttcctttggtaaAGTTTGGGTGTTTTGTACATGATGGATCTTTTTCATttctataatttctttttttggggggggtttgTTGTAGGTTCTTTACCTCCTCGGTCAGCTGCAGAACAAACCtgtggaggaggaagaggaggagaaacAGGAGACATctaagagggagagagagctgCTACAGCGTATAAAGTTTCAGGTTATCAtcagaacattttatttttattgttactaAATATGAAACATTTCATATGATGATTaacacacacgtgtacacacacaacTGTAACAGGACGAGGAGCTTGGAAAGATGCGAGAGCTCACTGAGCAAAACCAGAAACTCCTGGAAGAACTTGAACAATACAAACAGGTACGAATAGACGATGTTCAGTTAATTTATGAATGTCGTTTATTAGGACGTGAATAATTTTAGCTAACTACATGCTACATCAACAGAAATTACTTCTGGCTCAGCTGACCAGCGCAAAGAAAGTGGCTGCGGCGGCGACAGTGAACGAGTCACCGGACACATCGTTCGAGTACATCCCTCCTAAGGTACGATTAATATCGTAAGGTACGAGAAATTAACGTCATACATGGGTTCTGATGCACAACGTCTGGTCTTCAGAGAGAGACAAAGCTGACAGTCATTATTTCTTTAGAAAGATCTTGGAGAATCTTTTATCCTACACTGTGTGTTAGTTTATACCCTATACAGTAATGATGTAACATCTCAGACGGGTCCAgagaaagtgtttgtgtgtctgaagTAGAACTTCACGTGTAATAACAGggaattatttaattagtttcatTAAATTACACCTGAGGAAATCCTGCATTCTAAACACACTTGGTTtagatcctgtgtgtgtgtgtgtggtttcctTGTTTCTTGTTGGTCCTCACGTCGTGGTTTCTCCCTGAAGCCTAAACCCAAATCGTTGACCGCACGAGTGCCGCTGCAGGAGCCCGTCATCGACCTGGATGAGCTGGTGTCTCCATCGGAGTCTGAGAAGGAGGAGGACGAGTGGCGTCCGGAGAAGAAGGAGAGAAGCAGAAGAGGATCTAAGAAGTCCAAGATGACCGGGGTGAGGATCGGTGATGTTCTTCTGTCCATGGAGTACTTTAATCAGGGTCTTGTGTTGATTAGTTAGAGACACGCTACGTTATTTAATGTAATACAACAGCGATGATGAAAGTGTCGAATTCTCAcctcagaaggtgttgatttaatTTTCAACAGTTTAAcaacacctttttttgtttgtttctatagcaacagctcttTGATGAGAACAGCTCTTTGTTGGtggaataattatttttttgccttttgtgtgtgtgtttgctgtagTGCGCATGTAAGGGCCGGTGTGTAAATAAACTGTGCCGCTGCCGTAAAGGACGGATGACGTGTGGTGAGAACTGTCTCTGCGATCACGAGAAGTGCCGTAACATGGACAACCAGGCCAGCATGGTGAGGAGAAACGATACACGTCACTAGTGTGTGCACCAGTGTTACTCTACTgagctttttgttttcttcttcactTCAGGAAGTTGCTGAGATAAACGACGCATCCAGAGAGACCGTTCCTGAAGACCCCACGGCTGTAAGCCCGAGAGATGCCACCTTCTTCAGACCTCCTTGTGTTCCACCAACTAAAAAAGTAAGTTCtctctctattattattattattgttattattattaattctcaCTAGCAACCGACGGCGCTACAAGCTCTCACTTTTGTCCAAATTAAGAGACGAATCCGATCATGGTTTGGATGATCAGACCCGAAACAATGGCGTGGACAGTCACATGTAATGTGGTTATGATGTCATACTGGTTATAAGAATAAATGTCACAGTACACACTTCTGAAGTCTCTAAactttcagatttatttttaagcttGATTTTAGGGATGATCTCGAGGTGACGATATAAAACATCCTTTTTCTCATCACTGTTCATTTCGTTCTAAAATAAGCACAAACGCTTCTGTAGTCTGtatgagagaaagtgtgtgtcagAGCGAGTTTGTGTtacatgtgtgtaaaagaggaggctagtgtgtgtgtgtttgacaaaaAATAAGTGTGAGACAGCGATTGCAcgcgtgtgtgagagacagacagagcagtagtgtgtgtgttgctgtgttgGAGCGATGTTCTCCCGTGACCCTGTGGCGTTTGTGTCTCTGCAGGAGATGGGTGACATGAGCAGCCTGGCGTCGGTGCTGAAGCTGGAGAAGAAGCCGCTTCCCGCCGATGTGGAGAGCGACGGCGAGGAGTCTGAGGAGTCCATCATGCCCAGCTTCCTGCGCAAGAACAAGAGAGGACTGAGCAACTTCAAGAACAGCTTCTTCTCCGGCTGCACGCCTGTTCGAGAGGAATCCTGAAGACTTTCTCCCCTCACTTCCCctcactcttcttctcttttcttacCTTCCGTCCGTTTTGTCTTTTACATGTGCTGATCTTTCTCCTCTTTAATCCGCGTCTCAGAGCGTCTTCTGTCTTTTAACCCGAGTTCCGGAAGGAAACACTATAGTTTTGGTCATGTGACTCTTTTAAACGGATCTTTACTgtagtaaaataattttaaaatcaataaataagaaatgtaCTGGAGCAGTCGTAGGAGTTCTTTAACACTTAGATACGTTTATTACTTGTAAAGAATAAAGGTTTCAATAAAAAGGTTGAAATTTTTGACGTTTCTGAGCGTTCTCGTTCTTTGCTGAGGTTTCAGCTGAaactttaattacattaaagagTAAAATAAAGTGAGATTCAGGTGTGAAAACATTCATTACctgaggggtatttcagctggggcaatcacacacacacacacacacacacacacacacacacacactctagggGGGACCTGTGTAAATGGAACCTTTAATGTAGGCTGGTATAATCTATGATGTTTATTTAGGTGTACAGGATTAACTGCAAACTTTTATCTTTTCAGTTTGTGATCAGTTTATCAGGACGGAACTCCTGCACAAGTTAAGGAGCATCTAAAACCCTCCTTGTTATAGAGatcaaataaaatcttttactgaaatctaaaaaaaaaaaaagaatatcatTTGTATAACGCgtctgttttacattttaatctaaTAGAAAAAGATTTGAAAGGgacaaaaaaggaaatgaaaagtgTTCATCGCACTTGCAAGCAGAATTGCATCATCTGAGAACTGAATGATGAAAATCAGACGTCActacattaatatttatttatttatttatttatttatttacgatGTAGCTGGATGAGGTTTGCGGTCTTCAGTGATGATCAGTAAGTGCTTCAGGAGTCCATGC from Clarias gariepinus isolate MV-2021 ecotype Netherlands chromosome 19, CGAR_prim_01v2, whole genome shotgun sequence includes the following:
- the kif4 gene encoding kinesin family member 4 codes for the protein MTKEEDKVIPVRVALRCRPLVAKELNEGCQTCLTFIPGEPQVVVGNDKAFTYDYVFDPNTEQEEVFNAAVSPLLSGLFKGYNATVLAYGQTGSGKTFSMGGTYTSAQENEPTVGVIPRVVRKIFQEKVKSSDREFLLTVSYLEIYNEEILDLLCTSKDKPVISIREDPKEGIKIVGLTEREVFNAQEMVGCLEMGNSARTVGSTAMNAASSRSHAIFTISLEQRRGGDKNDAMVSKLHLVDLAGSERQKKTKAEGDRLKEGISINRGLLSLGNVISALGDESKKGTFVPYRDSKLTRLLQDSLGGNSHTLMIACVSPADSNIEETINTLRYADRARKIKNKPVLNVDPRAAEMKRLKQQVQELQVMLLHARGGVAPVLSGSEEAENVSKILERNRSLQEENNKLSRELSEAVGQTALMCERIIVTEQVNEKLQSKLEELKEHAACKVDLQKMVETLEDQELKENVEVIRNLQHLILELQNESAGIAATIDAMTSGNSTSLEVEAEGSAADTSRSPATGSPLAGNAEPQAKDSSETFTTQHALRQAQMSKELIELNKVLALKEAYVKKMCQNDSHLEPIQTQYQENIKNLQAEVGALQKEKEDLILALHSAKKDTNQAKLSEQRRKRLQELEGQMTDLKKKLQDQSKLLKLKESSVRSVAKLNQEIQAMKAQRVQLMRQMKEDSEKFRVWKQKKDKEVLQLKEKDRKRQYEMLKLERDFQKQANVLRRKTEEAAAANKRLKDALQKRSEVAEKRKDTQNRGMEGVASRVKTWLLNEVEVLVSTEEARRHLKDLLEDRKMLAEEISQLRQQMESGEKPVAKVRRRTLTISELEGKGELEASISKQVDNLETEMDLRSAQIADLQQKVLDADNEGRMKQRWDSITTIVEAKSALKILMSEVVSSKTSNAKLESELKQERANHTDLQKVLCDERKLMSTMDMEHQSRLVELEQRHQEKVLYLLGQLQNKPVEEEEEEKQETSKRERELLQRIKFQDEELGKMRELTEQNQKLLEELEQYKQKLLLAQLTSAKKVAAAATVNESPDTSFEYIPPKPKPKSLTARVPLQEPVIDLDELVSPSESEKEEDEWRPEKKERSRRGSKKSKMTGCACKGRCVNKLCRCRKGRMTCGENCLCDHEKCRNMDNQASMEVAEINDASRETVPEDPTAVSPRDATFFRPPCVPPTKKEMGDMSSLASVLKLEKKPLPADVESDGEESEESIMPSFLRKNKRGLSNFKNSFFSGCTPVREES